The nucleotide sequence CTAATGAGAATAAGGTATCTGTCAAGAAGACGTTGGTACATGATGTGGCAGCAACCCCACCTATGGGATGGAATTCCTTTGACGCCTATGATTGTAGAATCAATGAAGAGGAATTCAAGGCAACAGTGGACTTTATGGCAGATAACCTATTGGAATATGGTTGGAACTATGCCGTGGTGGACTATGTTTGGTTCAACCATGCACCCGGCAACTGGGATAACCCTGACAGGCGTTTCGGACATCCAGATGTAAGGCTGGATGAGAACGGAATTCCGATCGACAAGTTGGAAATGGATGAGTATGGCAGGTTGCTGCCGTCTGTAAAACGTTTCCCTTCAGCGGTGGAAGGAAAGGGGTTCAAGCAGTTAGCTGACTATGTACACGGCAGAGGCATGAAATTCGGCATCCATATTATGAGAGGTATCTCGAGACAGGCATATTATGAAAATTTGCCAATCAAGGGAACCGAGTTTACGGCACAGGATATCTCTGAGCCTTGGGATACTTGCCCTTGGCAGAATAATATGTTTGGTGTAGACCCAACCAAACCAGGCGCACAGGAGTACTATAACGCTCTTTTTGAGCTTTATGCTGAGTGGGGAGTGGATTTTATCAAGGCAGATGACATGATGGTACCACCTTATCATAAGGGTGAGATTGAGATGATGCGTAAGGCAATTGACAACAGTGGCAGACCGATGGTACTGAGTCTTTCTTGTGGGGAAGCACCATTGTCTCAGGCAAGACATCTAGAAACCAATGCCAATATGTGGCGTATCTCTGCTGACTTCTGGGACAATTGGGAATCGTTGGAACATAACTTTGAATTGCTTGAGGAGTGGTCTTCCTATATTCAGCCGCATCACTGGCCTGATGCAGACATGCTCCCGATTGGCAAATTGTCGCTCAACAACCGTCCTCATGGACCAGAAAGAATGTCGCAGTTTACGGAGGCTGAGCATTACACACTGTTGACACTTTGGAGCATTTCCCGCTCTCCACTGATGATGGGTGGTGATCTGCTTTCTTCACCTGATTGGGTGATCAAGCTATTACAGAATCATGAGGTGTATAATGTGAACCAGAAAAGTGTGGATAACAGGCAGGTGTACCGCAAAAACGGACATGCCTGCTGGGTAGCAACTGATCCGGATACTGGTGACCGTTACGTGGCACTTTTTAACCTTAGGAATGAGGAAAGCCTCGTTACCTTTGAGACGGAATATGAATATATGAGAAAGAAATACAAGGTAAGGGACCTATGGGAAGGCAAGGAAGTTGGTACGG is from Limibacter armeniacum and encodes:
- a CDS encoding glycoside hydrolase family 27 protein, which gives rise to MISRKLMGLLVVGTALAMSSCGMKAQKPNENKVSVKKTLVHDVAATPPMGWNSFDAYDCRINEEEFKATVDFMADNLLEYGWNYAVVDYVWFNHAPGNWDNPDRRFGHPDVRLDENGIPIDKLEMDEYGRLLPSVKRFPSAVEGKGFKQLADYVHGRGMKFGIHIMRGISRQAYYENLPIKGTEFTAQDISEPWDTCPWQNNMFGVDPTKPGAQEYYNALFELYAEWGVDFIKADDMMVPPYHKGEIEMMRKAIDNSGRPMVLSLSCGEAPLSQARHLETNANMWRISADFWDNWESLEHNFELLEEWSSYIQPHHWPDADMLPIGKLSLNNRPHGPERMSQFTEAEHYTLLTLWSISRSPLMMGGDLLSSPDWVIKLLQNHEVYNVNQKSVDNRQVYRKNGHACWVATDPDTGDRYVALFNLRNEESLVTFETEYEYMRKKYKVRDLWEGKEVGTVENDFAVKIPSHGAKLYRFSAVNDVASR